In the genome of Amphiura filiformis chromosome 4, Afil_fr2py, whole genome shotgun sequence, one region contains:
- the LOC140151264 gene encoding uncharacterized protein, with product MDLSQNASENTPASSSTGERSNEEASAVAQLLEMAQTYTAQSTTSNDKEPEVPEVAEEPETSNNNVEEEEEQPEKDPYEMSGKESEFKCHCKYFKSKPCYTRYERQELMAFRNQYKALNKKELDIAILSKIQTGMHLSPMTCQKKKLHTERKKVRSDHYFHGDKICRDTFCFIHRISHNKLSVLMAHYRGSGICVRVMKRQAAKEAKIAEAKAAKLAAKRPKGKGKAQRPRKRKPKGATTAKQGNNKRQRPSEIVTNETDPASAMARHLEAMHQYVDIPIGPRIADKRYMDVSNVSRETSQLAASHQQHMSAVSTGNSRQETGQTTQSLQTSAQHPHHGVWHLPRRPDMQHEGPYLLPL from the exons ATGGATTTGAGTCAGAACGCAAGTGAAAATACCCCAGCTTCAAGTTCAACTGGTGAGCGTAGCAACGAAGAAG CTAGCGCTGTTGCCCAGCTTCTTGAAATGGCCCAAACATACACAGCACAAAGCACAACTAGCAATGATAAGGAACCAGAAGTTCCAGAAGTTGCAGAAGAACCTGAAACAAGTAATAATAATGTGGAAGAGGAGGAAGAACAGCCAGAAAAAGATCCCTATGAAATGAGTGGAAAAGAATCTGAGTTTAAATGTCACTGTAAATACTTTAAGAGCAAGCCATGCTATACAAGGTATGAAAGGCAGGAGCTGATGGCATTCCGCAATCAGTACAAAGCACTGAATAAGAAAGAATTAGACATTGCCATACTCTCAAAAATTCAGACAGGTATGCACTTGTCACCTATGACATGTCAAAAGAAGAAACTTCACACGGAGAGGAAGAAGGTGCGTTCGGATCACTACTTTCATGGTGACAAGATTTGTCGGGACACATTCTGTTTTATTCATCGAATCTCTCACAACAAACTGTCTGTATTGATGGCACATTATAGAGGCAGTGGAATATGTGTGAGAGTGATGAAGAGGCAGGCTGCTAAAGAAGCAAAAATTGCAGAAGCAAAAGCTGCCAAGTTAGCAGCAAAGCGACCAAAGGGGAAAGGCAAAGCACAAAGACCACGTAAACGTAAACCAAAAGGAGCCACTACAGCTAAACAAGGTAATAATAAAAGGCAGAGACCAAGTGAGATTGTTACTAATGAAACAGATCCAGCCAGTGCTATGGCCAGGCATTTGGAAGCCATGCATCAATATGTTGATATTCCCATAGGACCACGAATCGCAGACAAACGTTATATGGACGTCTCCAATGTGAGCAGAGAAACAAGCCAATTAGCAGCAAGTCATCAACAACACATGTCTGCAGTAAGCACAGGAAACAGTCGTCAGGAAACGGGACAGACAACTCAATCTTTGCAGACGTCGGCACAACATCCTCATCATGGTGTATGGCATTTACCTCGAAGGCCAGACATGCAGCATGAAGGACCATACTTATTACCATTATAA